From a single Alloactinosynnema sp. L-07 genomic region:
- a CDS encoding serine hydrolase: protein MTDSRPLPTTSPNRAQRRRWPWVAATAVVLAGAATGLVVQPALGGEAAATMSGSAGGRPMQVRLNALVRDEGFPASLAAVRSADGRIRNFTAGVASLTEGGKVPTDGHVRIGSNTKTFVATVVLQLVGEGKVGLDDPIEKYLPGLVRGDGIDGHHITVRQLLQHTSGLPDYDEEIGGNFEALQHNYLDPRGVLDKGLSHPALFAPGTAWSYSNTNYLLAGLLIEKVTGRPVGEEITRRVIDRIGLRDTSWPGVGDQSIPGRHPQGYFAAKEGAPLVNVTTMDPSWGWAAGQLISTPSDVTRFFTALLGGRLLKPEQLAEMKKTVAAPHSSVRGDERYGLGIQTFTLSCGGFAWSHGGDIPGFETRNAATEDGRVVSLTVTSLPTTEKAARHVEDVVDAAMCD, encoded by the coding sequence ATGACCGACTCACGACCGCTCCCGACCACGTCCCCCAACCGCGCTCAGCGGCGCCGATGGCCGTGGGTCGCCGCCACCGCGGTCGTGCTCGCGGGCGCGGCAACGGGTCTGGTCGTGCAGCCCGCACTGGGCGGCGAGGCGGCTGCCACGATGAGCGGTTCGGCGGGCGGGCGTCCCATGCAGGTCCGGCTCAACGCCCTGGTGCGCGACGAGGGTTTCCCGGCGAGCCTTGCGGCGGTGCGTTCCGCGGATGGCCGGATTCGCAACTTCACCGCGGGGGTCGCGAGCCTGACCGAAGGCGGCAAGGTTCCGACCGACGGTCACGTCCGGATCGGCAGCAACACCAAGACCTTCGTCGCGACCGTCGTTCTGCAGCTCGTGGGGGAGGGCAAGGTCGGCCTTGACGACCCGATCGAGAAGTACCTGCCCGGACTCGTCCGCGGCGACGGGATCGACGGCCACCACATCACCGTCCGCCAACTGCTCCAGCACACCAGCGGGCTGCCGGACTACGACGAGGAGATCGGCGGCAACTTCGAGGCGCTGCAGCACAACTATCTCGACCCACGGGGAGTCCTCGACAAGGGTCTGAGCCATCCGGCGCTGTTCGCCCCTGGCACCGCGTGGTCCTACAGCAACACCAACTACCTGCTGGCAGGCCTGTTGATCGAGAAGGTCACCGGTCGGCCGGTCGGTGAGGAGATCACCCGCCGGGTGATCGACCGGATCGGTCTGCGCGACACCTCCTGGCCAGGGGTAGGCGACCAAAGCATCCCCGGGAGGCATCCGCAGGGGTACTTCGCGGCCAAGGAAGGCGCGCCGTTGGTGAACGTGACCACAATGGACCCGTCGTGGGGCTGGGCGGCTGGGCAGCTGATCTCGACCCCCAGCGACGTCACGCGCTTCTTCACCGCACTCCTGGGCGGTCGGTTGCTCAAGCCTGAGCAGCTGGCTGAGATGAAGAAGACCGTGGCCGCACCGCATTCGAGCGTCCGGGGTGACGAGCGGTACGGACTGGGAATCCAGACGTTCACCTTGAGCTGCGGGGGTTTCGCCTGGAGCCACGGTGGGGACATCCCGGGATTCGAGACCCGCAACGCGGCGACCGAGGACGGTCGCGTCGTGTCCCTGACGGTGACGTCCCTCCCCACCACAGAGAAGGCCGCCAGGCACGTCGAGGACGTCGTCGACGCCGCGATGTGTGACTGA
- a CDS encoding response regulator transcription factor, with the protein MRIVIAEDDALLREGLALLLRAESLDVVATTATPIEFLAALDEHRPDVAIVDVRMPPTHTDEGIRAAVEARRRQPALAILVLSAYVEQTFATELLAGGAAGLGYLLKERVGRVEEFLDALRRVAAGGTALDPEAVSQLLVRSRPDKRLDRLTAREREVLALMAEGLGNLAVAERLVVSEGAVHKHIRNIFAKLDLAPSDRADRRVSAVLRYLDDEQRSSR; encoded by the coding sequence GTGCGGATCGTGATCGCCGAGGACGACGCGCTGCTTCGTGAAGGGCTCGCGCTGCTGCTGCGCGCCGAATCCCTGGACGTGGTCGCCACGACGGCCACACCGATCGAGTTCCTGGCGGCGCTCGACGAACACCGACCCGACGTGGCGATCGTGGACGTGCGGATGCCCCCGACCCACACCGACGAGGGCATCCGCGCGGCGGTCGAGGCCCGACGGCGCCAACCCGCTCTGGCGATCCTGGTCCTGTCGGCCTATGTCGAGCAGACTTTCGCCACGGAACTCCTGGCAGGCGGCGCCGCGGGCCTGGGATACCTGCTCAAGGAGCGGGTCGGCCGGGTCGAGGAGTTCCTCGACGCCCTGCGGCGCGTCGCGGCGGGCGGCACGGCGCTCGACCCCGAGGCGGTGTCCCAACTGCTGGTGCGCAGCCGTCCCGACAAGCGGCTCGACCGGCTCACCGCCCGGGAGCGCGAGGTGTTGGCCCTGATGGCGGAAGGGCTGGGCAACCTGGCGGTGGCCGAGCGTCTCGTCGTCAGCGAAGGGGCGGTGCACAAACACATCCGCAACATCTTCGCCAAGCTCGACCTGGCGCCGAGCGATCGAGCCGACCGCCGGGTCAGTGCCGTCCTGCGGTATCTCGACGACGAGCAGCGGTCCTCGCGTTAG